Below is a genomic region from Kribbella qitaiheensis.
TCGACCGGGGTGGTCATGATGCGGAACCTTCCTGCCGGGTCCGGCGCGCCGCGCGCTCGGAGACTGCGTTGTCCGTGGCACCGGTGATCGCGGCGATGATGTCCTGGGTCTTGGTCTCGCTGACCGTGAAGACCCCGTTGTTACGACCGAGCCGCAGTACCGCGACCCGGTCCGCGACCGCCATCACGTCGGCCATGTTGTGGCTGATCAGGATGACCGCGAGACCACGCTCGCGGAGTCGCTCGACCAGGTTGAGTACCTCGGCGGTCTGAGCTACGCCGAGTGCCGCGGTCGGCTCGTCGAGCATCACGACCTTGGGCTGGCCGAGCAGGCTGCGGGCGATCGCGACCGTCTGCCGCTGACCGCCCGACAGGCTGGCCACCGGGATCCGGACGCTCGGGATCTTGGCGGACAGCTGGCGGAGCAGCTCCCAGGAGGAGCGCTCCATCTCGACCTCGTCGAGCACGTTGCCCCTGCGCAGCTCGCGTCCGAGGTACAGGTTCGCGACCACGTCCAGGTTGTCGCACAGGGCCAGGTCCTGGAAGACGGTGGCGATTCCGAGCTGCTGGGCCTCGGCCGGGCTGCCTACTCTCACCTCCACCCCGTCGAACACCATCGTGCCGTCGTCAGCGGTATAGACACCGGCGATGGTCTTCACCAGCGTCGACTTGCCGGCGCCGTTGTCGCCGACGAGCGCGAGTACCTCACCGGCCCGGACATCGAGCTCGATGTTCTTCAGCGCCTGGACGGCACCGAACCGCTTCGAGACGCCACGCAGCGACAGCACCGTGCCGGTGCTCACTGGTGCGGGGGTGGGAGTGACAGTCATTGATCAGCCTCCTGAGGCTTACGAACACACACGTGTCCGGTGTGCCCCGGGACGAAGGGCACACCGGAACGGGGGATTACTTCAGGCCGGCCGCGGTGCAGGCTGCCTGGAACGACGCGGTGCAGATGTCGGTGACCTTGTAGATCCCGTCCTTCACCACAGTGTCGTTGATGTTGGCCTTGGTGACGGCGATCGGGTCGAGAATCGTCGCCGGGACGCCCTTGAAGTCGCTGGTCGAGTCGGCCTTGCCACCACTGGCGAGCGCGACGGCGGCCTTGGCGGCGGCCTCGGCCTGCGGCTTGACGGCCTTATAGATGGTCATCGCCTGGTCGCCGGAGACGATCCGCTGGATCGCGGCGAGCTCGGAGTCCTGACCGGTGACCGGCGGCAGCGGCTTCACGCCACCACCCTTGAGGGCCGCGATGGCGCCACCGGCGGTGCCGTCGTTGGCGGCGTAGACGCCGACGAGGCCGTTCTTGATCGCGCTCAGCTGGCCTTCCATCCAGGCCTGGGCCTTGTCCGGGCTCCAGTCCGGGGTGTCGAACTCAGCCGCGATCTTGTAGCCGCTGGCGTCGAGCACGCTGTGCGCGCCCTTCTTGAAGTCGGCCGCGTTCGGGTCGGTCGGCGAGCCGTTGATGACGGCCAGGTTGCCGGCGGTCTTGCCGGCCGCCTTCAGGGTGTCGAGCAGGGTCTGCGCCTGCAGCTTGCCGACCGTCTCGTTGTCGAACGAGACGTAGTAGTTCGCGCCGTCGATGAAGCGGTCGTAGGCGATGACCGGGACGTTCTGCGCCTTCGCGGCGGCGACGACCGCGGCGGCGGCCTTGCCGTCGACCGGGTCGAGGACGAGCACCTTGGCGCCCTGGGTCAGCGCGGCCTCAGCCTGCGTCTGCTGCTTCGCGGCGTCCTGGTCGGCGTTGCTGTAGATCAGCTCGCAGTCGGCACAGTCGGTCTTGAGGGCCGCGGTGAACAGCGGCCGGTCGAGGCTCTCGTACCGGGTGGTCTTCGACTCGGGGAGCAGCAGCGCGATCTTGTTGCCGGACTTGCCACCGGCGGAGTCGGACTTGTCGTCCGACCCACAAGCGGCCAACGAGAGGGCAACGGCGGTGACGGCGATGCCGAGGCCGAGCAGACGGGTTGGTGAGACGGACATAGTGCAACTCCTTGACGTGAGGGCCCGAGTAGGCCTGAGCAGAGTCAAGGGCAGAACCAGCCTTGACGTCAAGGCTTGAATTCAAGAAATAGACATATCGTTGTTACACGGCTGTCTCGGCAGGCCTGGCGGCTCGTGCATGGCTGAGGACGGATGCCAACTCAATGGCACCGAG
It encodes:
- a CDS encoding ABC transporter substrate-binding protein; protein product: MSVSPTRLLGLGIAVTAVALSLAACGSDDKSDSAGGKSGNKIALLLPESKTTRYESLDRPLFTAALKTDCADCELIYSNADQDAAKQQTQAEAALTQGAKVLVLDPVDGKAAAAVVAAAKAQNVPVIAYDRFIDGANYYVSFDNETVGKLQAQTLLDTLKAAGKTAGNLAVINGSPTDPNAADFKKGAHSVLDASGYKIAAEFDTPDWSPDKAQAWMEGQLSAIKNGLVGVYAANDGTAGGAIAALKGGGVKPLPPVTGQDSELAAIQRIVSGDQAMTIYKAVKPQAEAAAKAAVALASGGKADSTSDFKGVPATILDPIAVTKANINDTVVKDGIYKVTDICTASFQAACTAAGLK
- a CDS encoding ATP-binding cassette domain-containing protein — translated: MTVTPTPAPVSTGTVLSLRGVSKRFGAVQALKNIELDVRAGEVLALVGDNGAGKSTLVKTIAGVYTADDGTMVFDGVEVRVGSPAEAQQLGIATVFQDLALCDNLDVVANLYLGRELRRGNVLDEVEMERSSWELLRQLSAKIPSVRIPVASLSGGQRQTVAIARSLLGQPKVVMLDEPTAALGVAQTAEVLNLVERLRERGLAVILISHNMADVMAVADRVAVLRLGRNNGVFTVSETKTQDIIAAITGATDNAVSERAARRTRQEGSAS